The following coding sequences lie in one Montipora foliosa isolate CH-2021 chromosome 11, ASM3666993v2, whole genome shotgun sequence genomic window:
- the LOC137975314 gene encoding uncharacterized protein — protein sequence MEVTHERIIEAHRRFENAKWRLDLENKRAGEKIKWIISHNEQIRAYQDRLRIMNEISREKADKLRLVYRRIELQGQILTIKEGLKRAVELTSRAQKRVHRVYEGLENMSFERWEFGIETFENNSVFEGSSDEMEDYAHSSHEKTRYENLILNCLEKANMRIEIANDKCVSLEKRKRELIMEIEDCNKKKGAVKARLASKEKGQNASLKLYFVEFGAI from the coding sequence ATGGAAGTGACACACGAGCGGATTATTGAAGCGCATCGAAGATTCGAAAACGCGAAATGGCGACTTGATCTAGAAAACAAACGGGCTGGAGAGAAAATCAAATGGATTATTTCACACAATGAGCAAATTCGCGCGTATCAAGATCGGTTGAGAATCATGAACGAAATATCAAGAGAAAAAGCCGACAAATTGCGGCTGGTTTACAGAAGGATTGAGTTGCAAGGGCAGATTTTAACCATAAAAGAGGGATTAAAGAGAGCTGTGGAATTGACATCAAGAGCACAAAAGAGAGTTCACAGAGTTTACGAGGGTTTGGAGAATATGAGCTTTGAGAGATGGGAATTTGGAATAGAAACCTTTGAAAATAATTCCGTGTTTGAGGGCAGTTCCGATGAAATGGAAGATTACGCGCATAGTTCGCACGAAAAAACAAGATATGAGAACTTGATATTGAATTGTCTCGAGAAGGCGAATATGCGTATCGAAATCGCCAACGACAAGTGTGTCAGTTTAGAGAAACGAAAACGAGAGTTAATCATGGAGATTGAAGATTGTAACAAGAAAAAGGGTGCCGTAAAAGCCCGTCTGGCCAGCAAGGAGAAAGGTCAAAATGCAAGTTTGAAACTTTATTTTGTGGAATTTGGAGCGATATAG